tttcgataaaattgttggtaagtaaaaaaattaaaaaaaaaattaaatttaaattaaaattaattatttttatgctaTTTTTGACCATTAGGAGGCTACAACGCTAATATTGCTGAGTTTTCGTACCAAGCTTCAATTCAACAATTTCTTCGTGGTTCTTTTAAACACTTCTGCGGTGGTTCAATTATCACACCTTCGTACATTCTCTCAGCTGCGCATTGTTTTGAAGggtaaatttttcgtattttttaataattttaatacaaaattaatttttttttaacattttttagaaaaactaaTCAAAATTTCGCTCTTCGTGCTGGTTCTAACCACACAAATCGTGCCGGACAATTTCGTATgatcaactttgtcaaagtTCATCCCAATTATGATCCAAAAAGCAATGATTTTGATGTTGCAGTCTTAAAAGTGCGTTATCCCTTGagacttaataattttgtttctaCCATTGCTTTGCCGCCATTCGGAGAGGAAGTCAATCAAAACATGACAGGAATTATCAGTGGATGGGGATTAACaagtgtaagttttttttttcattttttcctaaaaattctttttaatcgcAATTTTTACAGTACAACGGATTAGTGGCATCAACATTACAAACAGTAAAAGTTCCAATCGTTAAATGGGGAGTTTGCAAGACAGTTTATCCCGATTTGACTAATAACATGTTCTGTGCTGGCAATATCAGAGATGGAGGTGTTGACAGCTGCCAAGGCGATTCAGGCGGTCCTTTCGTGCAAAATGTTCTCAATGGAAAAGTCTTGACTGGAATCGTTTCTTGGGGATATCAATGTGCGACTCGCGGATATCCAGGAGTTTATTCCAAAGTCTCCGTATTCAGAACGTGGATCGATTCAgttattgcttaaaaaaatatttatttaaattataatctaATTTCATTCATCAATCGAGTGATCAATAGATAACAAccattatattaattaataattaaagtaaataaagaaTTATCAGTATTATACAAGCTGTTTGATATTTTGCTACCTTGGTAATGAACTGCCCATTCAATGTAGTTCAGTCCACTTCATCTTCTTATCAGCCAGTTTGATATttcttatcataaaaattgggTTTAGTCGCAAATTTGTTAAAGTCGCGGACGTAAAGACGTTAAATTCggattgaagaattttttttgaaaatggaaattcaataattttttaaaatttaaaaaaaagtttttatttatttttgtttttttttttattttttttatttttgtgaaaatacttttaaaaaaacaaaaaaaaaataa
The sequence above is drawn from the Culicoides brevitarsis isolate CSIRO-B50_1 chromosome 1, AGI_CSIRO_Cbre_v1, whole genome shotgun sequence genome and encodes:
- the LOC134837360 gene encoding trypsin-3-like, which produces MKSFLILVFFVAPAIFCQDVIDNNVEDSTDTDFDKIVGGYNANIAEFSYQASIQQFLRGSFKHFCGGSIITPSYILSAAHCFEGKTNQNFALRAGSNHTNRAGQFRMINFVKVHPNYDPKSNDFDVAVLKVRYPLRLNNFVSTIALPPFGEEVNQNMTGIISGWGLTSYNGLVASTLQTVKVPIVKWGVCKTVYPDLTNNMFCAGNIRDGGVDSCQGDSGGPFVQNVLNGKVLTGIVSWGYQCATRGYPGVYSKVSVFRTWIDSVIA